A genomic region of Kribbella sp. NBC_00382 contains the following coding sequences:
- a CDS encoding TspO/MBR family protein has product MTTLTTHRPARGIAALALFIAAVIVVALIGVLGVQDTSGTYQNLQQPGWAPPSWLFGPVWSVLYAMIAISGWLVWRQTGWSGELLPYAAQLVLNAIWTPLFFGAGHRGLALIEICMLWLAIGWTIESFRRVRPLAALLLVPYWAWTTFALGLNAAIWHLNR; this is encoded by the coding sequence GTGACTACCTTGACGACGCACCGGCCGGCACGTGGCATCGCGGCGTTGGCACTGTTCATCGCGGCGGTGATCGTGGTCGCACTGATCGGGGTGCTCGGCGTGCAGGACACCAGCGGGACATACCAAAACCTGCAGCAGCCCGGTTGGGCGCCACCGAGCTGGTTGTTCGGCCCGGTGTGGTCAGTTCTGTACGCCATGATCGCGATCAGTGGCTGGCTGGTCTGGCGCCAGACTGGCTGGTCGGGCGAGCTACTGCCCTACGCTGCCCAGCTTGTGCTGAACGCGATCTGGACGCCGTTGTTCTTCGGAGCCGGCCACCGTGGTCTCGCCTTGATCGAGATCTGCATGCTGTGGCTGGCGATCGGATGGACCATCGAGTCGTTCCGACGGGTCCGCCCGCTCGCCGCGCTGCTCCTCGTCCCGTACTGGGCGTGGACCACCTTCGCACTGGGCCTCAACGCAGCCATCTGGCACCTCAACCGCTAA